The Pseudomonas allokribbensis genome has a window encoding:
- a CDS encoding alpha/beta fold hydrolase: MRPEIAVLDIQGQYRVYTEFYRADAAEKTIILVNGSMATTASFAQTVKNLHPQFNVVCYDQPYAGKSKVHNRHEKHLTKEVEGLILLELIDHFAAEHVLSFSWGGAATMVALAHQPRRIEKAVISSFSPVVNAHMLDYLERGVECLGKRDGDRVGHLVNNTIGKHLPSLFKRFNYRHVSSLAEHEYGQMHFHISNVLHSDRQCYLNAAKKINVPVLFMNGEWDEYTAAEDARLFGNHVAQSTFTTLQATGHFLDMEHKSACRDSQNALLGFLKPAQQASRTRYPLVQDHHALAI, from the coding sequence ATGAGGCCAGAAATCGCTGTGCTGGATATACAGGGTCAGTATCGGGTTTACACGGAGTTCTATCGCGCAGACGCCGCAGAAAAGACCATCATCCTGGTCAACGGCTCGATGGCCACGACTGCGTCGTTTGCACAAACCGTGAAAAATCTGCACCCGCAATTCAACGTGGTCTGCTACGACCAGCCCTACGCGGGCAAGTCGAAAGTCCATAACCGCCACGAGAAACATCTGACGAAAGAAGTCGAAGGTCTGATCCTGCTGGAGCTGATCGACCACTTCGCGGCCGAACACGTGCTGTCGTTTTCCTGGGGTGGCGCCGCGACCATGGTCGCCCTTGCGCACCAACCCCGGCGCATCGAAAAAGCCGTGATCAGCTCGTTCTCTCCGGTGGTCAACGCGCACATGCTCGATTACCTTGAGCGCGGCGTCGAATGCCTCGGTAAACGCGACGGCGACCGGGTTGGCCATTTGGTCAACAACACCATCGGCAAACACCTGCCGTCGCTGTTCAAGCGCTTCAACTATCGCCATGTCAGCAGCCTCGCCGAGCACGAATACGGGCAGATGCACTTTCACATCAGCAACGTGCTGCACAGTGATCGCCAGTGCTATTTGAACGCGGCGAAGAAAATCAACGTACCTGTGCTGTTCATGAACGGCGAATGGGACGAATACACCGCCGCCGAAGATGCGCGCCTGTTCGGCAACCATGTGGCGCAGAGTACCTTCACCACCCTGCAAGCCACTGGTCACTTCCTCGACATGGAACACAAGTCGGCCTGCCGTGACAGCCAGAACGCCCTGCTCGGTTTCCTGAAACCGGCGCAACAGGCCAGCCGAACGCGTTACCCGTTAGTCCAGGATCACCATGCATTGGCCATTTGA